The Aedes albopictus strain Foshan chromosome 1, AalbF5, whole genome shotgun sequence genomic interval CTCCATTCGACTCAGTCCATGGATGTACGTCTCCTGCTACACACTCTGCGAAGAGCCTGCAAATCGTCCTCCATTTGATCGATGCACCTTGCTTGCTACGTTGCTACGCGTTTTCTAGTACCAGTCGTACCTACCTGTTGTATTGTTCTCGAGAACCCAGAGAGGGGCATCATGGTCGCTTCAAGTGGattctggggattccaaaggaactCTATAAGGGTATCAGGGGCTTTTTTGGGGCACTCATGTTCAAGGATGTTTTCGGTCACCTGGAACTCGTTTTACTTATTTGTCAATAACAAAAAAtgtcatgttcggcaaacttgtagattagtttttttcctacaatttttACCAAGGACGCCGTATTCTAACTGTTATATATACGGTGTGAAAGCACTAGTTTCACCATAGAACTAATAATCTCAAGGGCATTTATGGGGGTCTCAAGGGCGTCTCAGTGGGTATCAGGGggctccagggggtttcagggggtctcaagaggCTCCAGTAGGCTTAGGGACGTTCAAAGGGGTCCCTTGGAATTTATGGGacgttttggggggggggggttccaggATTGTTTCGTGGGGTCCCAAACGTTTTTAGGAGCGCTTCAATGGTCTCAgcggcatcccaagtaacacacttgtcaccgaagagtcacggcggcgcaggtttatgttgcgcagaagtcactgtgacttacttctaacaaataaatacttacttgctagaattaagtcatagtaacttctgtgcaacaaaaacctgcgccgccgtgactcttcggtgacaagtgtgttgcttgggatgttatTGGGTCCCAGGGGGCTTCAGAAGCGATTTAGGGGCTACAAGAGCGATTCAGAGGTCCCCATGGGGCGTCAAAGAAGTTCCAGGGTCTGTAGTGCACTTCAGAGGGTCTCGTGGGCGTTTTATGGTGTCCTAGGGGGTCTCAGAAGGGTACCCGGAGGCCTCAAGAGCATTTTAGAGAGTCAAAAAGTGTTCCACGTGTGTTCCAGGGGAGTTTGAATAGATTCAAGGGAGGTGCAGGGAGTCGTGAAATGCcttgaaccacagagaacagactcattaacctcgagcgatcgcgctgttgcgttttgtacaacacgttgaaaaatctcgctttttatatAGCGTGATGGTAACGGTGGCTGCCAACCACGCGAGTGCCGGAAGGTTAAAGCCTTGACTTAATTTATACACAAAATTCCCTTATGCCCTTTAAAATGTTTGCACTCCCAGGCAATGGTATACaaaggtgctgtccataaactacgtagactagtTTTGGTCATAAtcgaacctccccccccccctcgtatacttttgtccatacaaaattttcgaaatttgtgtggagcgtagactttggccaggccCCCcgtcccctaagagtctacgtagtttatggacaggcccaaagaGGTTCCAGCGTATacggaaagggacgagccaaggATTGAACcgaggaccttctgcatacgaataagAAAAAATAGTCGATTGACCACCAAGGAAAAGCACCAATATCACCCAAACCTACGTTACACAATGTTTTAATTTTATACCTTTCCGCTTTGATTTACCTGTTCATTGTGTTGCCGTTGTTGTCCGGCATGTCCTTGACCACCGTCGTCGCTCGCGACGATGGACAACAGCACCGTACTGCGCGCGATTGACCAGCAAGCAAGAGACGAACAAAATTCAAAGTTATTCGCAAGATCGCAGACTGCCGGCTGGCTTCTTCACGCGCGCGCATAATTGGGTTCGAATGTGAGACTTTGCCTCGCTTTGATGATGGTTGGATTTCAAGGTTCCTTCTCTGCGTTTTTTTTCTCGATCCTACCGATCTAATCTCACTCTGAATCTAAAAATTATTCTTTTCTTTCGATTCTTTCCAGACGACGCACCAACTACCATACCCACTACTCATCGCATCGCATCATGCAATTATCGGACAAGGTTTCAAAAGTCGCAGCATTTCATTGAACGTTTCTGAAACGTTAATACCACAAAAGCAATAAAGGACTCGGACGACGCGGTCTGCTCCATTTTTTTAGCAAGGTGCACAGTAGAAGAAACACGGATTTCGGCACACAATTCAGAGCTGGATCCCACGAAACAGTTGTAGGTTATCGAAAATAAAATCATCATTAATATCTAATCTATAACAAAAGTTTGACTGGAAAACATCGTAAAAACGTACTGGCAGTTGGAGGCATCCCCGGAATCAAAACGAACGAATGCAAGAAGGAATTTCAAATTAGCAAAATTTCAGACGTAGTTTTCTAAGGTAAGTACTCAAGTTATTgactaggaaaaaaaaacatgacgaattACAAGCCAACACTagtttagggcctgtccataaattaCTTTGACATTTTGGAAGGAAGATTGTTGGAGATCtggccaaattttttttttcttttttattggaTGAGGATATTTGctaatcagatacccaagaggtgggtcctcgggttatgtggaggTCGACGCACTAAAACCTTATTTTCTCTTTTCCATaacttcgcggtacgcccgttagggctgacttttttcccttctaaaacatgaggggaaaatctgctcaacagacacccgaacaggaaggtccgggtagtgtggggttaagaccgttttctacaacaaaagtaaatgcCAGAACTACTTTCTCCTCGACCCActgaacaacattcccatggtcgccaaatccTTCGGGTCTCAGAAACcatcaagaaggcattgcttcagagagggactagtgcacattgcaccctcaaggttagctgcgtagcctgctgcaacgaacatcgatgactcgctttggaaatCCACCACGAAAGCATGCTGGCGCTTGGCCAGTTTCCCAAGTGGTCCGTACCATtccctttgtcctcgaaaggcgGGCATGGTTGACCTCACGTCCGCGCCTATCTGTTTtgtagacatcaagaactgatgtctACGTGCAACCGGATCTGACCTGTTCAAGGCAATGGTATCACCCTGCCCCGGCCGACGCCACGACAACAACGCTACCGGAACTTCTTCTCtgtggccacttaatcgctgtaagggtcgatctcgaccgcagggcaccggtatgacctacgaagccggctccgaacccctggaccacctcttgtaccgcatctgaactagccattctccgagtccacgcgccacctcttctgtagctcccagacgatatgggtgatagccgttgaagcgGCGTTCCAGCCAAGCTCATCCCTACATATCTTCtgaaccaaattgtccggagctgtgtcctctccgcatgtagcaagcatacggtcacgcattgtgcgaaaacgcgggtacaagaacaaaacgtgttccgccgtttcctctaaaccagcacaagtagggcattcgggagaatccgcatgcccaaaacggtgtagatactgtcggaagcaaccattacctgaaaggacctgtgtcaggtggaatgtaacttccccatggcgcctattaatccaactatctaccctcggtatcaacctatgggtccaccttcctttggtggaactgtcccacgcgcgctgccatttgacgaTAGAggtcatcctgacagtcctgcgtatgcctcttgtgccgcgcatttcgaagcactccatgtcctcactgataagaatgctgataggcaccataccagtaatgacgcagagagcgtcgtgtgacacggtacggtacgcgcaacccgcaggcacataagcctgtaagtactttacagcttccgtcggtagcattcagtacttaacgcggtgccccacgcagggccgccatacctaagtatggacgtagcaacactatcaGAAGCTTGCGCCTTCTGGCGTACACCACAGagttattggacatcatccgaaacagtgccgcaatagctgtggaggctcttttacatcacgtccaagtgtttgacaggatagtgcactcacctacactgatctccgcttgcTGATCTGTTGTTAACAATCGTcatctcagtcttgtggtgagccagctccagtttcctggaccgcatccacaccGCCACAACTtggatcgagtggtcggtagtcaacttcaccttctCGATCGTTTCACCAGCGACTTCgaacgtaatgtcgtcggcaaatccgacaatctccactcccactgagtactctaacctcaacacctagtcgtacatgacattccataacaccggacccagaatgGAACCTTGTGGGACTTCTGAGGTTATGTAATAGCATTTCcggcccacctccgtgtcgtaaactagtacgcgattctgaaagtagctttcgagaatcgtACAGGTAccccgcccaagtaacaatcagcatgccttgaaggtttattcatgctttatcctggttttatacgagcatgtgaaaaagctagttgttctaaattagttttatgtgataGTTTttcactttgaacctttggcgttccataaaactatcatataacttctgctataaacatcgtgATTTAAAGACTTGCtagtggtcatgaattggttttattactaattatatgccatttcaatagaacttgcatttgcggttgttgtcggagagtttttttttttttgtaaacaaatacacaaaactgtgaggcaatgcataaaaccaacagaagatttcgtggccgtaacataaaccaaaaaatgctgtgataaaaccgctagttctatcatgagctcagttatgaccacctcaggagggttagccctattggaggaatcatcaggaacacagagttttatcagaaaaatatgtcgcctagccgggataatttttgtaaatacagaaaaatcattactcaattttatgatttcacgtacagcttaagatcaacacaacacgtttccgtcattttattttgtcagaaaaaatacataatgtcttttaaactccgctgtgttgaaaaaaccttttttgcacccaatttcaccgagtaaattaagtgcattcaacttccaaattatgcatagtttgtgtggcgcacttagtttttgtcattatcacagtcacattcaccacaaattttccgtggtatgtctcctgacacgtattaaataggaaaacaagtctgaattccatatctgcatctttccaattgatgcctggataaacaaccaagcacaacttattctgacgatcgaacctTGAGagtaaaaaataatcaaaacaattatttgacaagtcagaaaatggttttatttagaaggttgataaaactatgatacaacccgaaatcctaagccagtttgcatacgaagtcctgtagaccctaataagactgggccaactagccagaacgtgggcttattgaggcatacaagaactcgagagcattttcaagtcggcatcaatggttttatgttgaggatttttgaatcgctaaaaaactttgataaaattaaaattgttacttgggcggtatccccagacacaagagcgcatcggcaatagcagaccagctgtcgttattaaacgcattcctaacatccagagtcactaccgcacagaaacgaattcccctcctcttaggctcgagtgctttctcggcggtttttgtaaccgacaaaatCGCGTCTATGgtagacctccccttccggaagccgtactggttaatcgaaagaccattttcgccctcggtgaaccgcaacattctattgaggatgatcttttcgagcaccttccccgccgtgtcaatcaagcatattggtctatatgccgacgggtttacgggtggtttccccgcctttggcaatagtaccaggctctgcctcttccatacttctgggaaaactccctcgtccaggcatttctgcatagcagacctgaacatctcgggagctactgcaatagctacttttaatgcCAGGTTCCGTCCGGAcccggggccttacctacgctaagggacttagctatccccgcaagttccacatcggtgaccctttcctcatcgccagccccagtccccggctgtcctacgaaaggaggccaaggactaggatcatgacgcggaaaaagtcctccaatgatcccctccaacatctctggagattgctctgtaggagccatcacgcctctcgtcttggccataacgatccagTAGGTATCACCCCACGGGTTTGCATTGGCATTCTGACAGGGACTTCTCGAAGCAGGCCTATTTGTTTGCCCTTATCTCAGTCTTTAgcacggcttttgcagcggcgaacacctccCGCCAttcatttcgctcttcctcagatcgagCTCGCTGTATCGGCTGCCTAGCCCGTTGGCaggtgcggcgcaggtccgcaatcgcgtcggtccaccagtaagccggtggcctcccatttctagggtggactcacctaggcttggtcgcatcgcacgtacgcgagagcaccgctagcaGCTCGTTCCCGTCTAAACCtggtaggtttcgctcacggctgagcgcttccctaaataccccttcgtcgtagtctgatgtcttccacctgcgagggcttggccttggcctagccgcctcttcttctatccgctgtctgctattattgtagtcgatactgtagcgaaccgcaaggtggtcgctgtgagtgtagccatcatgtactctccagttcgaactacttgttagaccaGCACTACAAAAACTATCGTCGATGATCGACTCGGCTTCTATGCACATAAAGGTATTTTtgataccgacattagccaggtcaacATCTTGCATGGTCAGTGTCTCTAGCAAAATCTGACCCCGTTCTGGTTCATAAAACGGCCTCCCCGTTCTATTACCGCCCAGGTattgaagtcacctgctattaccaccggccttcttCCTGCGTCACAGTCGTTCAGGCTCAACtgcattacctgcactgtgacttgTCAGCTGTAGCTCTTCTGACGCCTGAGAACCATGGGCCTCCCGTTAGGTGCTtgctgttcgcggatttcccAGAACAAATCCTAACATGACTTTCACGTCCGCATCGCTTACACAGCTTGCTCCTAACAGGGTCTTTGTAGTCCCATGTCTTgtttcctggttccagacacctgcagCAAGCCTCCGGTGGGTCGTGTATGGTCAATTGGCATACCGACCAGATAaccttgagcttccctactttaacaGGCTCGTTAGCATCCACCACAGGTAGTTGTACTAAGGCCACTAATGTCCTCGTCAGACCTATCCGTAGCCGCACGGCTGAAAAAGGCCACCTTcatctcgcactgttgccgcagtgttgTAACGAGCTCTTTCGCAACACTGATCTCGTCAAGGTTTTTAACCTTCAGATTCGCTTCCAAGGTGAGAGCCCTTGCGTGAGATACTTGTAGGTTGCTCCCTGACACTCTTGAGCGCTTGGGTTATGTTGTTATAGCCGTAACCAAGGAAATAAAACCAGTCGCTAGGAGCTAGAGTTTATAACTTCTTAGTTGATTGGTGGTTGGCTACTTCATGACATTTTATATAATTTTAGATTCCCGGCCCCCTACTATTATCAATATCAGACAAGGCCTGCTACATCTCCCCCTTTTAGAATATACGACATCAGCCATCTTGGAATTCTTGATTCCCGCACAGAACGTCGCAGAAATTCTCCTACTGGTTCCGAAGGCACCAGCTGTGGAGCGTATGTAGCTTCTTCATCATCTTCATTTAGTACCGGACCTGCAGCTCCTTGCAAGACCGGCGGCGGGGTGGCAACAGGAACTAGGGATTCAGTCATACCAGGCTGCCCTTCTACATCAGCCGGTACCGTTGCAGCGATTGGAATGCGTACTTCCTCACAAGACCTCCCATGCAGCGTCGTTGGTTCCGGAACGACGGTATCGTAGCCAGGGCGCATTTGGTGGACATGCGCTCTAACCATCAGCTTCGGTCTTCCGTTGTTTTCCATCGACACAAGTTAATGAACAGAACCTTTCCGTTCGATTACTCGGACTGGCATCCATGACTTGGTATTCCAGAAATGTTGGTCAACGTACACCAGGTCATCTTCTTCAAAGTCGCGCTTGATTGCTCCATGCCGGCGATTGAACTGTTCATTCTGCTTGAGGTGCTTGGTACCTGGGGCTTCAGGAGCAGGCTTCTTCAAGAGATCCAAAGTCGTGCGTACTGGTCTTCCGAAGAAGGCTTCTGCAGGACTCGTCGATTACGGTGTGCTTCGATTTGGAGTTGAGCGATACACTGAAAGGAATGTCTACAGGTGCTCCAGTATGGGTAAGCCTTCCGCCTTGCTCAGCTTCTTGAGACCACGCTTGAGGAAGTCAACGAATCGTTCCGCTGCGAAATGATAGGGAGCAGTGCGGAGGTGGGTGATACCATTTACACGGCAATACTGTTGAAACTGCACGCTGGTGAATTGCGTGCCGTTGTCCGATTGGGCCACGACTTCTGGTTTGCTTTCGTTGGACACTTTGCTGCTCCAGCGCACGCTGCGCACTGTCGAACGAACTGCGTCACGTCGTCATCCACATTCGGACAGTAGATGTAGCTTCGGGCCAGAGACTTCATCCGGTCAATTCCTGAGTGTCCACGATGTAATTGTCGAACAATCCGCTTGCGAAACATGAAGGGAATCGACGATTCGATCGCCGAACATGATGCAGTCGTCGACAAACTTGAAGTCCATCTCTTCTTGCAAGCCAACCCTCCTTAAGGAAGTTCACCACTTGCTATAACTGggtcctttcgtgtttcagccacaATGATCTGGTGCGTTGCTGAGGGTTTCTTCGAGAATCGCTTTTGCTTCAGATTCGACGTATACGACGGCTATCACGTAATCTTCATCCGGCCTTCGTTGCGATGACATCGTCCACAAAAGGAAACCCGCATAGCCGAAGTTTGTCGTTGAAACGTGCTTGATGTCGAAATCATACAGCAGGAGAGTCAAGGCCAAACGCTGCAATCGGTTCGCGGTGTAAACAGGAGTACCAATCTAGGATCCAAAAACCTTGAGGCGCGGTTGTTGATCGGTCTGCAGGAGAGAGTGACGTCCGTACAGCATCTTGAGAAAGCAAGTGGCAGCGAAAATCAGGGCCAATGCTTCCTTTTCCACATGTCCGTAGTGGCATCTCTGCCGGGTTCAGTGAGTGAGAGGCATGAGCGATTGCCTTCACTTCACCGGTCGGGAACCGCTGCATGATAACTGCGCCAAGGCCGTACTTCGATACATCTGCTGCCACGATGATCTCCTCGGATGGGTCATAGTGGGTGAGCCTTAAACTATTCGAAGGATTACTTGCATTCATCGTTCGTCGGTCCAATCCCAGCAGGCATCTTTCTTGGGCAGGTTGTCCAAGGGACCTGGAGCTTCTTCATCTGCTTCACGAATCAACCATATGTTAACTACTAGGTAGGGTACCGAGGTAGGAACGGAGCTGCTGAAGGTCTTTCGGAGATTCCATCTTGGCATCGGTTTTGGAAGAGTCCGGGCGAATGCCATCTTTGTCCACGATATGTCCGAAGAACTCAATCTGGGAGAGTGCGAAACGACACTTTTCTAGACGTAACCATACTAATGTACACGCTTAAGAACAGCGTAGAGATTGCGGCAGTGTTCCTTCTCCAGATAAGGCTTGACTTCAGGAATGCTGTCGATGATGCGCTGGAAAGCATAGGGTGGCGAATTGACTCTTCGGGGGGGTAATTggttgtacaggtcggactcgattatccggagtcgggatctgatacttctcaaacatatatctggggaatGGAATGCTCTACGGAGCTGAAATTTTAACTTTTTGTCAAACCAACTTCAATTattgatcagtcaaaatttcagcttcttatagCATTCCGTTTGCAAGATTTTGGGAAGCGCCAGagcctgactccggataatcgagtgcaACCTGTACTGGAATAGGTAACGGGGGGTGTTAACCGTGAGTACTGAGTAGCTTCCGCGATTCCTCCTCGACCTGCAGGTAAGCGACAGACAAGTCGAGGTGTGTGAAGTAATGTGCTCCGACAAGTTCCGTAAAGAGGTCGTCAGGATAAGGCAGTGGGTAGCGGTCACATTGTAGCGCGTCGTCGTTCAACTATTGGAGCTTCCCAGTCGAACCGGAGAAATAATACCGTTGTTCTGGAGCCTTTCGAGTTCTTCATGTACCTTGGGAAGCGCAGCGTACGCTACGGATCACTTCAGGAAGGACGTGCACCTACCCAGCGTGCTGCGAAAAACCTCCGGGAAGTGTTGCTTGAGTTGATTCACGTATTCAGCGGGTTGTTGGTCGAAACGTTAGTGTACGACGTTGACCAATCTGCTGATCGGcaccaggggcctacatcgtcgaaaccaaaacatgacgctgaaagtgagcacccatcagcatcggacggacgccgacgacgggaacattcaaaacaacatgcatgcgcttcgcttcatccgcccttattgtcactttcttcgacgcaacgacgggtggcggctcattttcacaccgattgggattcaattgaaattttcaaattgtctaaaatgtatgtttgcttaatatttttatgggtattaaactatttcagtaaaatatgcatagcatacattaacattacacagatttgacggttgttacactcattaaatgagtaataacagagaaattcattcgaagtcgaacgagcgtgcgtgagcttgtgagtgcgaaacaaagtggcatctgcgacgacgcagcagcgtcggttcatcggtgacgatgacagtcgggctgagcgacgacgacggcgccttgtttccattgacgattgaaagcattgtttacaaacttcgcctgaaaatttcaattgaaattgaaaatgtagggccctgatcGGCACAGACCGCAGATTGAATAGATCCATAGTCTCGGTTCCAAGAACGTTGAGTTCAGCACTGTCCGAGACGAAAATGCGACTGGTTTTGGTCACATTCCTAATGGTGATCTCGGTTTGGAACTCGGTGAGAAGGTTGAGGTTTTACTTAAttacaaaagctagactttacaaatactggcgagAGTGTGAAATCgacaaattggagtggaatttgcgaaTTCCTCCGTCGGTTGAGTGGGTGGCTGTCCGATGCTGATCCAAGTGTCTTCGGAAATTATAGTAATGTCGGACGCCGAGTCGTGCTGAAGCTGGACTGTTGTATCGTTGAGCTCGACCGGGATGAACTTCTGCTTGCCTCCGACACGTCCGGAGGCGTCCTTTCCCTAGCCCGCCACAAACCGTTGGAGGTCGAGAAGCTATCAATGGTCACAACTCCTGTTTCCTTCGATCTGGGATGGACCTGTCTTTTCAAGCCCACCTTtcacagctttccgggacgcctggcagAGGTCCAACTTACCGGCATTACTAATGACTTTCGGGGTTAAGAACCCCTAGCCTTGGTATGCTTCTCATCTGAGGGCTGACACGGCTTAcgcgcttctgcgattgcttgtcatGAGCAATCGCGTCCGGAGTACTAATCCGAGTATGCGaaagcctccgtctgggtagacttcggcaTCTCTAACTTTACGAGTTCTGCGGCTACCATAGTTTCCAAGAGTTCATCATGGTCGTGCTTGGCCGCCATCGTTGACTTGCATTTTATCACGGCCTGCTCGGATCCGTTATCAGGAGCTACTTGAAGTATGATTTTTTACATTTCGAGGATTCGGCTTCGTATCAGCGTAGCTATTTAATTGTACTTAGCTTAGCATAGACTGACTGtacacatgtcaatggttgctcctccgtgattgatctgaactggtgcACTGAGAGCGAGGAGGCAACTGAACAAGGGACTGAGACACTCCACTTATTTTCAAAgtacaatttaagcagctcatgcattttggatcaataccggccaAGTCCTTGCAGTCAGTTGGAAGCGAAAGTaatgttagagtgtgatggttgttgctactagagacggTTTATAACAttcacccgaaaaccatttatccgaatgtaacatatacccgaatgccaaacaCCCGAATGCGGCATTTACCCGAATGCAACAttcacccgaatgcgacatttatccGAATAGTGTTTTACTCTGCACGAATCATGTttttgtgaataaagttcatttattttgttcaatgtAATAATTTCACGTATTTTTTG includes:
- the LOC134288894 gene encoding uncharacterized protein LOC134288894, with amino-acid sequence MNASNPSNSLRLTHYDPSEEIIVAADVSKYGLGAVIMQRFPTGERCHYGHVEKEALALIFAATCFLKMLYGRHSLLQTDQQPRLKRLALTLLLYDFDIKHVSTTNFGYAGFLLWTMSSQRRPDEDYVIAVVYVESEAKAILEETLSNAPDHCG